The Hevea brasiliensis isolate MT/VB/25A 57/8 chromosome 1, ASM3005281v1, whole genome shotgun sequence genome has a window encoding:
- the LOC131182910 gene encoding uncharacterized mitochondrial protein AtMg00810-like codes for MGSSPSLIDEFKVCMKKKFEMSDLGVLHYFLGLEVKQVEDGIFVSQRKYATDLLKRFSMLNCKVATTPMNLNDKLQVDDGTEQGNASHFRSLVGGLIYLTHSRPDIAFSVGVISRFMHNPSKHHLGAAKRILRYVAGTIDYGLWYEKVSFFKLSGFTDSDWAGCLEDRRSTLMCPYRKCTGDDLSPYADLHSLCASYAVWTKHISA; via the exons ATGGGCTCTTCTCCTTCTCTTATTGATGAATTCAAAGTCTGCATGAAAAAGAAGTTTGAGATGTCAGATTTGGGTGTGTTGCATTATTTTCTTGGGTTAGAGGTTAAGCAAGTTGAAGATGGTATTTTTGTGTCACAAAGGAAATATGCAACTGATTTACTTAAAAGATTCAGCATGTTAAACTGCAAAGTTGCAACCACTCCTATGAACTTAAATGATAAGTTACAAGTTGATGATGGGACTGAACAAGGCAATGCAAGTCACTTTAGAAGCTTGGTTGGTGGCTTGATTTACTTAACACACTCACGGCCAGACATTGCATTTTCAGTTGGTGTAATTTCCAGGTTCATGCATAATCCTTCAAAGCATCATCTTGGAGCAGCAAAAAGAATTCTACGTTATGTAGCTGGAACCATTGATTATGGGCTGTGGTATGAAAAAGTATCATTTTTCAAGTTAAGTGGGTTCACTGACAGCGATTGGGCTGGATGCTTGGAAGATAGAAGGAGCACTTTGAtgtgtccctaccgcaagtgcacgg GcgatgatctttctccttatgcagatctgcatagcttatgcgcaaGTTATGCAGTTTGGACaaagcatatttcagcttga